Proteins from a genomic interval of Arvicola amphibius chromosome 10, mArvAmp1.2, whole genome shotgun sequence:
- the Ndufb4 gene encoding NADH dehydrogenase [ubiquinone] 1 beta subcomplex subunit 4 gives MSGSKYKPAPLATLPKTLDPAEYDVSPETRKAQIERLSIRARLKREYLLQYNDPKRQTHIEDPALIRWTYARSTNIYPNFRPTPKNSLLGAVAAFGPLIFWYYIFKTDRDRKEKLIQEGKLDRSLKISY, from the exons ATGTCGGGTTCCAAGTATAAACCTGCGCCCCTGGCCACTCTCCCCAAAACCCTCGACCCAGCTGAGTATGACGTGTCTCCGGAGACCCGAAAAGCGCAGATCGAGCGCTTGAGCATAAGGGCCCGGCTTAAACGGGAATATCTGCTTCAGTACAACGACCCCAAACGCCAAACGCACATC GAAGATCCTGCCTTGATTCGTTGGACCTATGCAAGATCAACAAATATTTATCCTAATTTCAGACCCACCCCCAAGAATTCACTTTTAGGAGCTGTGGCAGCATTTGGGCCCCTCATCTTCTGGtattacattttcaaaacagACAGG gacagaaaggaaaaacttATCCAGGAAGGAAAATTGGACCGAAGTTTGAAAATCTCCTATTAA